CCAAGAATCTACAGGCGGCCAAGGCATTCTATGACAAACACGGCGGCAAGGTCATCACGCTCGCCCGGTTTATGCCCTTCATCCGCACCTTTGTGCCCATCGTGGCGGGCGCGGTGAATATGGAATGGCGCCGCTTCACGTTCTTCAACCTGTTTGGCGGCTTTCTCTGGGCAATCGGGGTGACGTTAGCGGGCTATTTGCTTGGCCGGCTCATCCCACCCGGAGTCCTCGACAACTATTTCCTCCTCATTGTCCTGGTCATCATCGTTTTGTCGCTGCTGCCAGCTTTCATCCACCTCTGGAGAACAGAACGGCATGAGATCTTCGCCTTCGTGAAGACACGCATCTTGAGAAGGCCAGCCGACGGAAAAAGCGCGTCGGCTGACAAAAAGGATGAGCCGGGAGCATAGCAGGTCGAGAATCCCAGTCCCCAGAGTGGTCCCGGCACACCAATCCCCATCTATTACTCCCGGGTGGTTCCATGGCTCTTAATATGCAAAGGCCGGGCACGTATCAGTCCAGAGTCTTTGCACGCAAAAGAGCTCGGATCATGTTTTCAGATGACATGTCTCCGTCTGTCAGGCCAGCAAGAACACTTTCTCTGCCGAAGAGTCGGTCTCTTGTGGCTGTTGTGGAGAGTCCTTGTTTCTCAAGTTGTCTGGCTTCTTGCCATAGCTCATGAAGGTAGCCGATGCATGATTGGAGAGCCTCACGACCATCCTGGAACACGTTTCCGGAGGCGGTAAACAGCACAAGCCTATCACTTCTAAGATCGACGAGCTTCTTCATGGATCTGGCGATAGCCACTATATCCTCCCCGGGCCGGAAAACCCTTGGCTTTCTTGAAACAAACATATCCCCGGAGAAGCACCAACCTTCTGTTGGTTGTGAAAATGCCACATGCCCTCTGCAATGCCCCGGCGTCTCTACTACGTCAAAAGAGAAATGATCCGTTTGTATTCTATCGGGCAAGCAATCAACTTTGGCTGGCATCGGATAGCCCCAGACTAATTCCTGATATGGCAGTAACCTTGGACGCTGTTCAATGAGAGGTACGGATTCCCGCGACGCAAGTACTCTGATGCCAAACTTCTCCATTAGAAGGTGGTTAGCACCAACATGGTCTTCGTGGTAATGTGTGTTTACGGCAATCTTCAGGTAGTGGCCTTCAAGGAATTGAGCCAGTTCCTCCGCGGTATATGAACAACCGGTGTCAATGAGCAGCCCATCGACAAGGTAAGCCGCAGTCCAGTAAAGAACCTGACCCTGAACCTCGTGTCCCATCTTGATTTGCGTGACTTTCCCGAAATCATTGATCTGTAGCATCGCTGGATCTCGTTCTTCTTGTTTGGTGTTCCCAAGCGAGGACTTAGTATATCAAAGTCTCACCAATCCCCAAACCCCACTCCCCTCATAGTCCTCCACTAATCTGCTCTTTGTACCCGAAGATGAGGTTGGGGTGATAAAATGTGGCAGCGGACAGTCTCACAACGCTATGTGTGATGCCAAGGTGAGCATTGTCGGTGTAGAGAATAGTCACAAGCTGGTACATGGGAAAGCCTAGTGCTGGGCAGCGCGAGTTCGCGAGTTATTACCGTGGCAGGAGCACTCATGATCAGGTTTATATTGGGTATCTTTCGCCTTGTCCGAGCAAACAATAAGGGTGGACATCTATGCCCACCCCTTCAAAGTTTGTAGCTGGCTCCCTGCTATTTCTACCGAGTTAATCCTATGTTCCTGGAGCCTCCGATTCGCCTATGCGTACCTCTATATGCTCGCACAGGTATTTCACAAGGTTATTTGCCGCAACGGGCAAGTAGAACCCAAGCGTTATCAAGGAGAGAAACGCTGTCTTTATGAACCAAATCAAGATGTCTTGACCTCTTGCCGTGTACACCATCCCTATTGTCTTGTGCTGTTTCGTCATCGGCCTTCTCCTTCATAAGTAGTCTTGTACTTGCTGCTCGGGCACTAGTTGCAGACGCTAACGGCGAGAATAGAGCCAACAAATCTCCTTGGATAATATCATAACCATTATGATGTTGTCAATTAGAGTTAGAGCGCTGGCAAAGGTCGTTCAACCTCCTGATTACATGGCCTGCCTGAATTGCTCCAGGTCACAATCATCACATGGCAGGGTATCAACACCCGTGAGGTTGAGTGCCCATCTTCTTCCCCATCTTGTCCAATCCAACCACAAGTCCCCAACTGAAAAACAGTGCGCCTGCCTCAATGAGGACAACCAGCCCAACTACCATCCACAAGGCAAAAAGAAGAGGCGATAGAATGATTACAAGGACAGTCTCAATTCGCTGACCAATGGTAGTACCCACAATGCACCTCCATCGTGATTCGAATTGTAGTGCAGGCGATCCAACCACGTCAACGACAAGCAGTATGGTCTTCCAGCAAACCTTTTTGTATCCAGGATGAGGTTGGGCTTGCTATAATAGTCTCGAAAGGATTCGGCCCATGAACCTGGCCGAGTGAGTCCGTACCAGAGAGGAGGCAAACGAAGATGAACTGTCCACGATGTAAGAAAAGTGAGTTAAGAGTCGAAAACTACAAAGGCATTGAGGTTGACCGCTGTCCCCAGTGTCAAGGCATGTGGCTGGACTATGGGGAACTGGACCAGCTGGAGGACAAGGTGCTGGATAAAGACGAACTCAAGGGAACCATGATATACGGCGCCTTTCAAGGTGACCTGCCCTGTCCCAAGTGTGGTAAGACCATGACACGCTTCCGCTACCGGGCCAACAATCTTGAACTCGACTTGTGCGAACAGGGGCATGGGACATGGCTGGACGCTGGCGAGGAGAAGAGGGTACTGGAATTGATGGGACAGCGAATGAAAGACCTTGATCGAAAGGCCAAAGCTGAGGCAGAATGGGGCGGTTTCCTGCAGCAGCTCCGCTCCCCGTCCTTTGTGGGCAAAGTCAAGCGGTTGTTTAAGAAGTAGCGTGACCATGGGCAGGTGGATTTGGCTCAGTGCCCCACAGCAATAGACCTGCCCCCAGAGGTGGCAAATGATCGCGGGCAGGTCAGCAACCCACTTAGACTGAAGGAGATGTGGTGATGAACAACAATCTATTGCTGGGGCTTTTGCGCTGTGTGTTGCCGGTTCCTCGTCCGCTATGGCAGATGCAAGTATCCAGAAATGCGCGCCATCTGGATGCCGGTCTCGATTTTATGTCGGCAGAACATCATCTGATTCGTAACTTCGTGGTTAGAGAGCTTCCCCGTGTGGGGAAGCCACTGTCGCCGGAGTTCATTGCACAGAATTTGAACTTGCCCATTGCTCAAGTGAAAACCATTCTGGACGACCTGGAGAAGCATATGACTTTCCTGTTCAGGAATGAACAGGGGGCAGTGACCTGGGCGTATCCCGTGACCGTTGAAAGGACCCCGCATCATGTGGCTCTCAGTACCGGTGAGCAGGTATATGCTGCCTGAGCCGTTGACGCGGTAGCGGTGCCCTTCGTGCAAGGGCGATTACGCGGAGAGCATGTGTCGGGCCTTATCACCACCGAATGTGCGCACTGTCATCAACCACTGTATATCGAAATAGACAGTGAGTTGAAATATCGAGTGGTGGAGACGGATGCCAGGCCAATGTTCTTCGCGCCGCTTGTGGTGGTCCAGCCGGGTGCTCCAAGCATTATTGACGGGTTCTGACGGAAGTCTGTCTTCTTCTGGTCAGAAGAACACGCCAGGCAACATCGTCGCCAAGCAGGGGGAGTACGCGGTACATACATGACCATGCCGCAAGGCGCATACGTTACCCCCATTCTACAGGGAGCGCTCTTTGCGTTCTCACAGCGCAGTTGAAGCAGAGTCTATTGAATTCTCTCCTGTACCTTGCGCCATGAATCCGTGATGAGGAAACTTTCCTCCACATTCTGAATCATTCTGGTGAACTTGATCATGGGCACCGAGAATGTGAGGACATCCCTGGGCACAAACGGCCTTGCTGATATGTCGAACAGCCCGATGACTGCCCTGGGACGCGCCAACCTTCCTTCGATATATGGGTACTGGATGACAGAGGAACAACCGGCCCCAAACGGTGCGAACACCCCATTCGGCTCAGCTTCGTCGAAATTCGCCAGGGTGAAAAGGCCCGAGAGAACATCAGGCCGGGCAAAGAATACCACAACCTCTGGATTGTCTGATTCCTGAAGCATATCCCATCTCTTGAAGACGATGAAACGAGCTGGCGCTGTAAAGTCCGGCGCATATTTCATTGCCTGCTTCACAAGTTCCGGGGATTTCTTGTACCGTTCCCCTTTGAGTTTGCCGGGAAGACCGCAGGAGAGGAAGTACTCGAAGTTGGGCCTGACATCCTGGGCAAAGCCGGCGTACCTTTTCCCTCCGGGGCAGCCGATGGAGTCCGCAGCAAAAGAGATGGCTCTCCCTTGTCTGACACTGGAAAGCGCTCCGATCAGGCACCTCGGCACTGATCCAGGGCTGGCCCTCTCGGCATGTCCGTCCTCATTGGTGTAGTAGAGAGTGATAGGGAGTTCTGCGTTGTTGAAGTACTTGTGCCACAGGAGGCTGAATCTGTCCTTGATTACCATGTCCATACCTGAGCCCTCCTTCCCTTACCACAGGTTGATCTCAACACCAGCAACTGTCATAGCATGACCCGCCTCCCGCAGGCCAGTCCGGGTGAGATGAACATCAGAGGATCAAAACAGGGGATCAGGGGCTGTCTTTCGGACCACGCCGCATCTTCAAGAGGTACGGGATCAGATGGCCATGTCTTGGGATCTTCTTCAGGAGCAGCCTGACAAAGAAGATTTCCAGGAGGATAATGCCCAGAATGATGCACAGGTCAGCCACATTGAAGGTTGTCCTGACCAGGCCACCCGATGAAATCACCTCGATAAAGTCAGTGACATGGCCAAAGGCAATTCGTTCTACCAGATTCCCCAGGCTGCCGCCAATGAATAGCCCCGTTGCCACGTTCAGCAGCATACTGTTGGATAGCACGTATCGCCGATATAGGAAGAGACACATGCCTATCACCAGAAGGGGCAAAACCAAAGAAACGGCCAAAGGAGCAGGGGCCCCAAAGATGACGCCGCTATTGGCTATACGCGTTATGCGCAGGACTCCTTCATGGGATACCGACTCCCCTAAGACCAGGCTCTCTCTGATCCATAATTTGCTGATCTGATCTGCTTCCAGCGCTAAAAGAGCAATGAGAGGAGCTGTTGGCAGTTGATCCCATAAACCCGAGAGCATCGCCTTGCTATTTTCTGCGATTCTATTCATCTACAGATCTCCAGGGTAAATTGTACCCAATTGGCGACAGAAAGCAAACGACTAGCGATGCCATACCGACTAAAACGTCTTAACTAATTCCAGGATCGGGTGGAGGTCTGTCCGGACTGTGGAGTCGCCCTGGTGCAGGAGCTAAGTCAGGAAGGAGGTACTCCGCCCGGGTTGGTCAGCACATCACCTATACCTGACACTGTCTGGCCTCCTCTCAGTAGAACGCATTCGAACCGGAACGATATCCGAATGCTCTGGTGACACAAGCCCCGTGGGTGCCTTCACGGGCTTATCGAACAGCACGATACCCTGCCCTTCCATGTCTGAGAGGTAGTTGCTGAATTCCTTCTGCGCACTGCAGAACTTGCAGATGCCCCTGCTGACCGGACCTGCAGCGTTCTCAATCACCCAATAATGGCAACATTCGGGGCTCGCGCCCTGCTCTTTCCCGTCATCCGCTCTTCGATTTCTCATAGCCAATCCAACCTCACCATACTTATCTGCCGTGATGAAGGACACTGCAGAGAATCGGTGGAGGCTCAGGTCAACTGCTTGGGCCAGGTTGTGGTATAGAATGACCGTAACTTAGCGCTTCTTCCATCGTCTGAAACTCAGCAATGATGTTGACTGTGGCGTCAGGTGGATATCCTTGCCTCAGGAATGCCTCGCCAGCTTCCCGGTCATCAGCCTGACAGTACACCACCTCCGCCTCTCTGGCGAGGACCTTATCATATATAGCAATGGCCGCATACCAGCACATACTCCCCCATTCAATGCTTTTGACAATTCTATATAGGCTTTAATCCTAGTCGAAATTAATAACATGTTTTTGCAGAAATGTCAATACCCCATTTGCCTGAGAACATTGTGCCCCTAAAAAGGCGTGCTGCCTCTGGAATCAGGTGCTCCTGTGTCCCAGACAAGCTGCAACCAATGCACTCTGGAGTGCTATAATGTCGCCAGTACAACAAAGAACGGCCGAACCAGCAACCTGCAAAGCAGCTATGGGAAAGAAGAGAAGAAGGGGCACTCTGACCAGAAGCCTCTCTAAGGTCAGGAAAGAGGCCACAGGCACAATAACGTCAGCCTTGGGGCTTGTCCCGGGAGTGGGGACAGTCTTGTCAATTTTCAATACAACCACAGGAGCAGTTAAAACCGCCAGGGCTGCCGGAAAGGCCGGGAAATCCCTGAGAGGTAAGGTCCGCCGTCGCTCACGGAGGAGTAAGAAGCGCTAGGAGTGTGTCCGAGTAATACCTATGCTGAGCGTGGGCGACCTTGATTTTTGACTTCTTCTAGGCATGGCCAACCGATTACTCAGACAGGCTCCTAGGAGGGTGGGGCACCACTCGGACAACGCGGATAAGTTAGGCACAAAACAACCGTTCGCTTGCGCCCAGCCTAGCTTTGGGCAAATACTCGTGACCCAGGCTCCTAGGGAAAGTCCTGCGTCGCAGATTATCAAGCAGGACAATTTGACAGAAGATCTGATTTGTGACATAATCCCTCGTAATTAAAGCGAAAAGGGCAAACCTGCAGGAATGCAGGGACGCAAAGCCACAAGTCCGAATGGGATAGTTGGGCTACCGCTTAAATAGAACTAGCGGTCAGTGTGGCTCTTTGGTGTTGCTCAGCCAATCAGCCATTTTTTGTTTTGAGGGGTTGATGCTCACAACTATGAATCAGGATGGAAATACCAGCTGTCTGCCTATTTATGCAGGCTGATGCAAACTGAGTGACTGCCGCAAGGCAATTGAATCCGGAGGATACTGGTTATGCTAAATCAGACGTACAACAAATCAGCGCCACCTGAAGATGGTACTGATCTACCGATGAAAAGAGTGCGCTTGAGGAAGAATTGGCGTTACGAATCTCTGCTGGGGAAGACCTTTAAGAGCCTCGGCAAGCACCTTGACCAGTGCTGCTTCTTGAAGGCCTCCGCCCATGAAGATTGCCCTGCGCAGCTACAATGCCGTGAGTGGTGGGACAAGCACTGTAAGACAAGCTACAGCAACCTCACCCCGGATGAGATGAAGGCGATCATCAAGGAATTTGAGGGGAATCGAGAGGAATGGCTGGAGGAGTCGCTGCCTCCATCATCTCACCGCCAGATGTTACGCAGTCGCTGTGACAGGGCCCCCAGCGCCATGAGTCCCACAAACTCCCCGTCAGAAAGCCCCAGAATCCGGCCGCAGAGAAAGCCTTTCTCATTCGTCAGATCAAGTACCCTGTAGCAATTGAGAGGAGATTCTACCCGTGGCAGAGCTCGCCCCGTCTCAGGATATCTCCTGCCCTTTGTCGAGCCGTTCGATGATATCGATCACCATCTGAAGAGAGACAGCGAGCGATTCCGGACGGATATGCTCACAAGTATCGTTACGGGTGTGGTAGTTGGGCACCAGCCTGGAAGTATCCTGACAATGCAGGCATATGGCAGGGATTCCCTTCACTGAAAAGGCAGAGGCATCGGTGGCACCCAGTGGAATCCACCGGCTTCTGATGGGCCAGCCGTGGCTGGCAGCAACCTCCTGAGCCATCCTGACCAATTGAGGATCGTGTTTTGCTCCGGTGCAAAGCTCACGGTTGGTCACGGAGAGGAACTTCTCATCATATATGCCATCCAGGAACAACGCGTACGTGGGAGTCTCCTTCAACTCACTCAGATGCTTCTTCACATACCGCTTGGCCCCGCGCAGGCCCGCCTCTTCGGAGGACATCCCGATCAGCACCACTTCGGTTCTTTGAGGGAAGAAGCCTTCGCTCTGCTTCGCCTCATCCATATACCTGGCCAGACCGGCAGTGACAGCCACCCCGGCCATGTCGTCCATAGCGCCGGGAACAGGCTTACCACTATGGAAAAGGAGGAACAGACCAACAACGGGAGCCAGTCCGATGGCTGCTATCCCCATCCCCGTGTAAACTGTGGCATTCGCAGAACCGGTGAAATAGGCCACCGTCTTCGCCAGACTGCCGCCGAGAATGAAGACGATCGCAGCAATAGCAATCGCAATGAGTACAACAGCAGCACTCCCCAGGTAGTGCCAGAGAAGGAACTCATATGCCGAGTCCAGATGGCCGCTGACTATCACCCGCCGTTCGGCCTCCCCACGAGGCCGAATTATTCCCACGACGTTCTGGCCTCTTTTGCGTGGGAAAAGGAAGTCGATAAATTCACGGTATCTCATGAACTCAAAGAACACCATGCTGAAGCTGATCGCAGCTACCACTAAGGAGGCCGGCGGGTAAAACCAGTAGAGGATGACCGCAGCGAAATAGAACAGCACGGTTAACGGCAGAAAGCCCAGAAAGCCTTGCGGGCTACAGGCAAAAGATTCCACAGCTACCATGTCACAGATTGGAATCCATTCCTTGACCAGCAGGCGGCCCAGCTTCCTTTCCGCTTCGCCACATGACAGCCTTGGGCCGATCTCATCGATCACCTTTTTGACAAGGTTGTACATGTAGTCCGTATATCTATCTGCTGCTATGCCGATCATCTTGATAAGAATCCTGCTCTCTATTTCAATAACTTGTCCTTGCCCGGATACATCATATCAACTTTCGTCATTAATGACGAAAGTTGTCGGCTTGTCTCACTCAGAGACTGCTTGTATACTCAGAAGACGCCACTGCGGTTATTGCTGCGTGCAAAGCAGTACCAGAGAGAGGAGGTTCATACCATGGCCAGCCTGACAGAACTGGAAGCAAGGATCAAGACCCTGGAGGATATCGAGGCCATCAAGCAGTTGAAGTACAGGTATTTCCGCCACCTCGACAGCCTGAACTGGGCCGGCGTGATTGACTGCTTTGCAGAAGAGGGCGAAATAGATTACGAGCCCGGCATAAAGATGAAGGGCACAAAAGAGATGCAGCAGAAGATGAAGGCTCTGCTATGTGAGCATATCGGCGTCCACCAGAGCCACCATCCCGAGATTCAGATAACCAGCCCCACCACCGCCACCGGAAAATGGGAGCTGTGGGTCTATCATTATTTGGACATAGCCAAGAAGGGCTTCCGGCTGGGGGGCTTCTATAACGACGATTATGTCAAGGAGAAGGGCGAGTGGAAGATCAAGAAAGCGAAGATGACCCTCCTCTTCTTCGAGATGTGGGATAGAGAACCATTGAAAAGGACGCCATAGACAGTCCGCCGCCTGAACGGTGTGGGCACAAGAACACCCTCCGGGCTACAAGTAGCAGTCCCATAGAAGGTGGACACAAACACCAAATCGAGGAGGTCTGAAGCATGGTCAAGCATACCAGGGTTCCTGAGCATTGGGATATGGAGGTCGACCTGGTTTCGGTCGGTTCCAGCATGGGCGGATTTACGGCTGCTATCCTCGGCCACGATCTGGGTCTGAAGACGGTATTTTTGGAAAAATCAGGGTTCCTGGGCGGAGGCACCTCTCTATCCGGAGGCCTGCTCTGGATACCCTACAACCACCATATGCTTAAGGCAGGCATTTCGGATTCCAGGGAGGAAGCCCTAACGCACATACGCCGTATCAGCCTGGGACGCCACGACGAGGATCAGGTGGCGGCCTATCTGGATCATGGACCAGAGGTCATCCGGTATCTGGAAGATCACACTCCGCTGAAGCTTACTATTGAGAGCAGCCCCGACTACTACGCTGATCTCCCCGGCGGCAAGGCCCGCGGCCGCCAGTTGTATCCTGATCCAGCGCTGATGATACCCATGCTGAAGGAGGCGGAGAAAACACAACCCATCCTGGCCAGGGTGCGGCGTGATCCGGTCCCCTTCTTTTTGGGTTTGCGGGATGTCTGGGCTGAGGGGCGGGGACTCATTGCCCCGCTGGCACTGGCTTGCGTCGAGCGGGGTATTAACATACTCCTGAATACCCGCGCCAGGCAGTTAATAGTCAATGATGGCAGGGTTATAGGTCTCCGCGCCGAGCAGGAAGGACGGGACCTCTTCATTAAAGCCAGAAAGGGAGTTCTGCTGGCCACAGGCGGGTTTGAGTGGAACGATGAGATGAACCGCAGATTCATGAACTGCTGTACTCTGTCCGCCCTGACACCAAACTCCAACGAGGGCGATGGCCATATCATGGGCATGGAGGTCGGCGCTGCGCTGGCTCTGATGGACCACTCCATATATCAACCCACCATCCACGTCGAAGGGGAAGAGGTGGAAGGCAAGCCCTTCTATCGCCCTATCGCCTACGGTTATCCAGGCAATATCATCGTCAACCGCCACGGCAAGCGCTGCTGCAATGAGTCCTTCTATCCGGATATAGGCCGAGCCTTCTTCTCATATGAAAAGGTCCACTCTGAGCTGGCCAACGCGCCACTCTTCTGGATAGCCGACAAAGCCTGTGCCAGCAAGTTGGGCATCAGCGCTATGGCCAAGATCACCAAGAGACCTGATTGGCTGCATAAGGCTGATACCCTGCCGGAGTTGGCCGGGAAACTGGGCATCCCTGCCGATATCCTGGTGGAGACGGTAGATCGGTTCAACAGTTTCGCTCGTGAAGGGCACGATCCCGACTTCCACCGCGGGGAGACCACCTACCAGAAATGGTGGGGCAAGAGAATATACCCCGATAAGGAGAGCAATCCCACCCTCGGCCCGTTGGAGGCGCCACCCTTCTACGGCTGCACGCTATACGTAGGCTCGGTGGGAAATCTGGGCGGCCTGGTCATCAACAAGGATGCCCAGGTAACCGATGCCGAGGAGGAGTCAATACCGGGCCTGTACGGTACCAGCAATACTACCGCACTGCTGTCACACGGCTTCGCCTACACCAGCGGTGCCTGCCAGGCCAAGAGTATGATCTTCGGTTACATCGCGGCCCGGCACATGGCAAAGGCCAGGAATGTCTGAGTACGTGATACAATAGTTGTCAGGAACAAGGAACTGATCTTGAACGCCGTTGCAGTCTCCAGCATATCCAAGTCCTTCGGAAAGGTCGAGGCAGTAAAGTCAGTCTCCTTTACAGTGGAGTCTGGCGAGGTCTTCGGCCTCATCGGCCCCAATGGCGCCGGCAAAACCACAGTCATCAGAATGTTGATGGATATCATCATGCCTGATTCCGGAGAGATCAAGATTCTGGGAGAGCCGCTGCAGGAGTCTACCAAGAACCGCATAGGCTACCTGCCCGAAGAGAGAGGCCTCTACAAGAAGCTCACCGTCATTGACTGTCTCTCCTACCTGGCATCCCTGAAGGGCACTTCGCCTTCCGTTGCCAGAGACCAGGCTAAAGTCTTGCTTCAGCGCACCGGTATGCTGCCCCACCAGCACAAGAAGATTGAAGAGTTGAGCAAGGGCATGGCTCAATTGATCCAGTTTACCGCTACCATCCTGCATGCCCCTGATCTGGTGATCCTAGACGAGCCCTTTTACGGGCTGGACCCAGTGAATACGAAGCTCATCAAGGACATGGTGGCTGAACTCAGAGGCCAGGGAAAAGCCATCATCCTGAGCACCCACATGATGAACGAGGTAGAGGAGCTCTGCGACAGGATATTGATGATCAATAAGGGTCAGACGATGCTCTACGGTAATCTGGCAGAAATAAAATCCCGCTACAGGAAGAACTCGGTGTTCGTCGCAACAGAGGGTGACCCGGGCCAGATCGACGGGGTGGTCAAGACGCAGGATCACGGCAGCTATCGTGAACTGCTTCTGGACAGTAAAACGTCGCCCCAGAAGGTACTGGCAAGCCTGGTAGGCCGGAATGTTGTGGTGAACCGCTTCGAGGTAGCTACACCGCCCTTGAGCGAGATATTTATCCGCGTGGTGGAGGGCCGCAGTGAGTAAGACGCTCACTATTGCCAGGCATGAACTCCTGGTCACTCTGAAGAGGACGTCTTTCATTCTGGTTACCCTGGCAGTGCCTCTCCTGATGCTGGTGGGGTACGGGGTCTATCAGGGTGTGCAGCACTGGTATCGCCCCAGTGAACCAACAATAGAAGTGATCGGCTATGTGGATCAGGCTGGAGGCTTCGATGAATACAATAACCAGATTGGTCCCACTTTCATCCCCTGCCCTGGCGAAGAGAAAGCCAAGCAGGCTCTCCTCGCCGGGGAGATCAAGGAATACTTTGTCATCCCTCAGGATTATCTTTCCTCTGGATCAATCATCAGATACACCAGGGAAAGAGAATTGGAACCACCGCCAAAGACAATGGAGCGGATACAGGACTTTCTGATCTCTAACCTGATCGGTGAACATGTTGACCCCGAGGTGCTGGATCGGGTCAAGACGCCAATGCTGG
This portion of the Chloroflexota bacterium genome encodes:
- a CDS encoding VTT domain-containing protein, with amino-acid sequence MNFIDLGKLIADHGTTVVYVILFAIIFAESGLFFGFFFPGGSLLLTAGLLAYKGVELAGGGELKLSLWVLMPLLFVAAVLGDNVGYWFGRKAGPPLFKRPQSLLFRPKNLQAAKAFYDKHGGKVITLARFMPFIRTFVPIVAGAVNMEWRRFTFFNLFGGFLWAIGVTLAGYLLGRLIPPGVLDNYFLLIVLVIIVLSLLPAFIHLWRTERHEIFAFVKTRILRRPADGKSASADKKDEPGA
- a CDS encoding MBL fold metallo-hydrolase, whose amino-acid sequence is MLQINDFGKVTQIKMGHEVQGQVLYWTAAYLVDGLLIDTGCSYTAEELAQFLEGHYLKIAVNTHYHEDHVGANHLLMEKFGIRVLASRESVPLIEQRPRLLPYQELVWGYPMPAKVDCLPDRIQTDHFSFDVVETPGHCRGHVAFSQPTEGWCFSGDMFVSRKPRVFRPGEDIVAIARSMKKLVDLRSDRLVLFTASGNVFQDGREALQSCIGYLHELWQEARQLEKQGLSTTATRDRLFGRESVLAGLTDGDMSSENMIRALLRAKTLD
- a CDS encoding zf-TFIIB domain-containing protein, which codes for MNCPRCKKSELRVENYKGIEVDRCPQCQGMWLDYGELDQLEDKVLDKDELKGTMIYGAFQGDLPCPKCGKTMTRFRYRANNLELDLCEQGHGTWLDAGEEKRVLELMGQRMKDLDRKAKAEAEWGGFLQQLRSPSFVGKVKRLFKK
- a CDS encoding DUF169 domain-containing protein, whose amino-acid sequence is MDMVIKDRFSLLWHKYFNNAELPITLYYTNEDGHAERASPGSVPRCLIGALSSVRQGRAISFAADSIGCPGGKRYAGFAQDVRPNFEYFLSCGLPGKLKGERYKKSPELVKQAMKYAPDFTAPARFIVFKRWDMLQESDNPEVVVFFARPDVLSGLFTLANFDEAEPNGVFAPFGAGCSSVIQYPYIEGRLARPRAVIGLFDISARPFVPRDVLTFSVPMIKFTRMIQNVEESFLITDSWRKVQERIQ
- the lspA gene encoding signal peptidase II, which codes for MNRIAENSKAMLSGLWDQLPTAPLIALLALEADQISKLWIRESLVLGESVSHEGVLRITRIANSGVIFGAPAPLAVSLVLPLLVIGMCLFLYRRYVLSNSMLLNVATGLFIGGSLGNLVERIAFGHVTDFIEVISSGGLVRTTFNVADLCIILGIILLEIFFVRLLLKKIPRHGHLIPYLLKMRRGPKDSP
- a CDS encoding M28 family peptidase; its protein translation is MIGIAADRYTDYMYNLVKKVIDEIGPRLSCGEAERKLGRLLVKEWIPICDMVAVESFACSPQGFLGFLPLTVLFYFAAVILYWFYPPASLVVAAISFSMVFFEFMRYREFIDFLFPRKRGQNVVGIIRPRGEAERRVIVSGHLDSAYEFLLWHYLGSAAVVLIAIAIAAIVFILGGSLAKTVAYFTGSANATVYTGMGIAAIGLAPVVGLFLLFHSGKPVPGAMDDMAGVAVTAGLARYMDEAKQSEGFFPQRTEVVLIGMSSEEAGLRGAKRYVKKHLSELKETPTYALFLDGIYDEKFLSVTNRELCTGAKHDPQLVRMAQEVAASHGWPIRSRWIPLGATDASAFSVKGIPAICLHCQDTSRLVPNYHTRNDTCEHIRPESLAVSLQMVIDIIERLDKGQEIS
- a CDS encoding nuclear transport factor 2 family protein; the encoded protein is MASLTELEARIKTLEDIEAIKQLKYRYFRHLDSLNWAGVIDCFAEEGEIDYEPGIKMKGTKEMQQKMKALLCEHIGVHQSHHPEIQITSPTTATGKWELWVYHYLDIAKKGFRLGGFYNDDYVKEKGEWKIKKAKMTLLFFEMWDREPLKRTP
- a CDS encoding FAD-binding protein encodes the protein MVKHTRVPEHWDMEVDLVSVGSSMGGFTAAILGHDLGLKTVFLEKSGFLGGGTSLSGGLLWIPYNHHMLKAGISDSREEALTHIRRISLGRHDEDQVAAYLDHGPEVIRYLEDHTPLKLTIESSPDYYADLPGGKARGRQLYPDPALMIPMLKEAEKTQPILARVRRDPVPFFLGLRDVWAEGRGLIAPLALACVERGINILLNTRARQLIVNDGRVIGLRAEQEGRDLFIKARKGVLLATGGFEWNDEMNRRFMNCCTLSALTPNSNEGDGHIMGMEVGAALALMDHSIYQPTIHVEGEEVEGKPFYRPIAYGYPGNIIVNRHGKRCCNESFYPDIGRAFFSYEKVHSELANAPLFWIADKACASKLGISAMAKITKRPDWLHKADTLPELAGKLGIPADILVETVDRFNSFAREGHDPDFHRGETTYQKWWGKRIYPDKESNPTLGPLEAPPFYGCTLYVGSVGNLGGLVINKDAQVTDAEEESIPGLYGTSNTTALLSHGFAYTSGACQAKSMIFGYIAARHMAKARNV
- a CDS encoding ATP-binding cassette domain-containing protein, yielding MNAVAVSSISKSFGKVEAVKSVSFTVESGEVFGLIGPNGAGKTTVIRMLMDIIMPDSGEIKILGEPLQESTKNRIGYLPEERGLYKKLTVIDCLSYLASLKGTSPSVARDQAKVLLQRTGMLPHQHKKIEELSKGMAQLIQFTATILHAPDLVILDEPFYGLDPVNTKLIKDMVAELRGQGKAIILSTHMMNEVEELCDRILMINKGQTMLYGNLAEIKSRYRKNSVFVATEGDPGQIDGVVKTQDHGSYRELLLDSKTSPQKVLASLVGRNVVVNRFEVATPPLSEIFIRVVEGRSE